A window from Dromaius novaehollandiae isolate bDroNov1 chromosome 1, bDroNov1.hap1, whole genome shotgun sequence encodes these proteins:
- the LOC135323541 gene encoding histone H1.01: protein MSETAPAAAPDAPAPGAKAAAKKPKKAAGGSKARKPSGPSVTELITKAVSASKERKGLSLAALKKALAAGGYDVEKNNSRIKLGLKSLVNKGTLVQTKGTGASGSFRLNKKPGETKEKAPKKRAVAAKPKKPAAKKPASAAKKPKKAAAVKKSPKKAKKPAAAAAKKAAKSPKKAAKAGRPKKASKSPAKAKAVKPKPAKAKATKPKAAKAKKAAPKKK from the coding sequence ATGTCCGAgaccgctcccgccgccgcgcccgatgcgcccgcgcccggcgccaAGGCCGCCGCCAAGAAGCCGAAgaaggcggcgggcggctccaAAGCCCGCAAGCCCTCGGGCCCCAGCGTCACCGAGCTGATCACCAAGGCCGTGTCCGCCTCCAAGGAGCGCAAGGGGCTCTCCCTGGCTGCGCTCAAGAAGGCGCTGGCGGCCGGCGGCTACGACGTGGAGAAGAACAACAGCCGCATCAAGCTGGGGCTCAAGAGCCTCGTCAACAAGGGCACCCTGGTGCAGACCAAGGGCACCGGCGCCTCCGGCTCTTTTCGGCTGAACAAGAAGCCCGGAGAAACGAAGGAAAAAGCGCCGAAGAAGCGGGCAGTGGCGGCCAAGCCCAAGAAGCCGGCGGCCAAGAAGCCCGCGAGCGCCGCCAAGAAGCCCAAGAAGGCGGCGGCGGTGAAGAAGAGCCCCAAGAAGGCAAAGaagccggcggccgccgcggccaaGAAAGCGGCCAAGAGCCCCAAGAAGGCTGCCAAGGCTGGCCGCCCCAAAAAAGCGTCGAAGAGCCCGGCCAAGGCGAAAGCGGTGAAGCCCAAGCCAGCGAAGGCCAAGGCGACGAAGCCCAAAGCGGCCAAGGCGAAGAAGGCGGCGCCCAAAAAGAAGTAA